A DNA window from Streptomyces parvus contains the following coding sequences:
- a CDS encoding L-serine ammonia-lyase has product MAISVFDLFSVGIGPSSSHTVGPMRAARMFARRLKNEGLLAHTASIRAELYGSLGATGHGHGTPKAVLLGLEGESPQTVDVESADTRVEEIRSTGRINLLGMHEIPFAFDDDLVLHRRKALPYHANGMTVFAYDTEGAPVLEKTYYSVGGGFVVDEDAVAGENPIVPDDTVLKHPFRTGDELLRLSRETGLSISSMMLENELAWRTEAEIRSGLLEVWRVMQACVSRGMSREGILPGGLKVRRRAANSARQLRAEGDPQARAMEWITLYAMAVNEENAAGGRVVTAPTNGAAGIIPAVLHYYMNFASHGCTEAEKEDSVVRFLLAAGAIGLLFKENASISGAEVGCQGEVGSACSMAAGALAEVLGGSPEQVENAAEIGMEHNLGLTCDPVGGLVQIPCIERNGMAAVKAVTAARMALRGDGSHKVSLDKVIKTMKETGADMSVKYKETARGGLAVNIIEC; this is encoded by the coding sequence GTGGCCATCTCGGTCTTCGACCTCTTCTCGGTCGGTATCGGCCCCTCCAGCTCCCACACGGTGGGCCCGATGCGCGCCGCCCGGATGTTCGCGCGCCGCCTGAAGAACGAGGGCCTGCTCGCGCACACCGCCTCGATACGCGCCGAGCTGTACGGCTCCCTCGGCGCGACCGGCCACGGGCACGGGACGCCCAAGGCGGTCCTGCTCGGCCTGGAGGGCGAGTCGCCGCAGACGGTCGACGTGGAGAGCGCCGACACCCGCGTGGAGGAGATCCGCTCCACCGGCCGGATCAACCTGCTGGGCATGCACGAGATCCCGTTCGCCTTCGACGACGACCTGGTCCTGCACCGCCGCAAGGCGCTCCCGTACCACGCCAACGGCATGACGGTCTTCGCGTACGACACCGAGGGCGCCCCGGTCCTGGAGAAGACGTACTACTCGGTCGGCGGCGGCTTCGTGGTCGACGAGGACGCGGTGGCCGGGGAGAACCCGATCGTCCCCGACGACACGGTCCTCAAACACCCCTTCCGCACCGGCGACGAACTGCTGCGGCTCTCCCGCGAGACCGGGCTGTCCATCTCCTCGATGATGCTGGAGAACGAGCTGGCCTGGCGCACCGAGGCGGAGATCCGCTCCGGTCTGCTGGAGGTCTGGCGCGTCATGCAGGCCTGTGTCTCGCGCGGCATGTCGCGCGAGGGCATCCTCCCCGGCGGCCTCAAGGTCCGCCGCCGCGCCGCGAACTCGGCCCGCCAGCTGCGCGCCGAGGGCGACCCGCAGGCCCGCGCGATGGAGTGGATCACCCTCTACGCGATGGCGGTCAACGAGGAGAACGCGGCGGGCGGCCGCGTCGTCACCGCCCCCACGAACGGCGCGGCGGGCATCATCCCGGCCGTCCTGCACTACTACATGAACTTCGCTTCCCACGGCTGCACCGAGGCGGAGAAGGAGGACAGCGTCGTCCGCTTCCTCCTCGCGGCCGGCGCGATCGGCCTCCTCTTCAAGGAGAACGCCTCGATCTCCGGCGCCGAGGTCGGCTGCCAGGGCGAGGTCGGCTCGGCCTGCTCGATGGCGGCCGGCGCCCTGGCCGAGGTCCTCGGCGGCTCCCCCGAGCAGGTGGAGAACGCCGCCGAGATCGGCATGGAACACAACCTGGGCCTGACCTGCGACCCGGTCGGCGGCCTCGTCCAGATCCCCTGCATCGAGCGCAACGGCATGGCGGCGGTGAAGGCGGTCACGGCGGCCCGGATGGCGCTGCGGGGCGACGGCAGCCACAAGGTCTCCCTCGACAAGGTCATCAAGACGATGAAGGAGACCGGGGCCGACATGAGCGTGAAGTACAAGGAGACGGCGCGGGGCGGGCTCGCGGTGAACATCATCGAGTGCTGA
- the glyA gene encoding serine hydroxymethyltransferase, with the protein MSLLNSSLHELDPDVAAAVDAELHRQQSTLEMIASENFAPVAVMEAQGSVLTNKYAEGYPGRRYYGGCEHVDVVEQIAIDRIKALFGAEAANVQPHSGAQANAAAMFALLKPGDTIMGLNLAHGGHLTHGMKINFSGKLYNVVPYHVDETGVVDMEEVERLAKESQPKLIVAGWSAYPRQLDFAAFRRIADEVGAYLMVDMAHFAGLVAAGLHPNPVPHAHVVTTTTHKTLGGPRGGVILSTQELAKKINSAVFPGQQGGPLEHVIAAKAVSFKVAAGEEFKERQQRTLDGARILAERLVQPDVTEVGVSVLSGGTDVHLVLVDLRNSELDGQQAEDRLHELGITVNRNAIPNDPRPPMVTSGLRIGTPALATRGFGAEDFTEVAEIIAAALKPSYDADDLKARVAALAEKFPLYPGLK; encoded by the coding sequence ATGTCGCTTCTGAACTCCTCCCTCCACGAGCTGGACCCGGACGTCGCCGCCGCCGTCGACGCCGAGCTCCACCGTCAGCAGTCCACCCTCGAAATGATCGCCTCGGAGAACTTCGCTCCGGTCGCCGTCATGGAGGCACAGGGCTCCGTCCTCACCAACAAGTACGCCGAGGGCTACCCCGGCCGCCGCTACTACGGCGGTTGTGAGCACGTCGACGTCGTCGAGCAGATCGCGATCGACCGGATCAAGGCCCTGTTCGGCGCCGAGGCCGCGAACGTGCAGCCGCACTCCGGTGCGCAGGCGAACGCCGCCGCGATGTTCGCGCTGCTGAAGCCGGGCGACACGATCATGGGCCTGAACCTGGCCCACGGCGGTCACCTGACCCACGGCATGAAGATCAACTTCTCCGGCAAGCTCTACAACGTGGTCCCGTACCACGTCGACGAGACCGGTGTCGTGGACATGGAGGAGGTCGAGCGCCTCGCCAAGGAGTCCCAGCCGAAGCTGATCGTGGCCGGCTGGTCCGCCTACCCGCGCCAGCTGGACTTCGCGGCCTTCCGCCGGATCGCGGACGAGGTCGGCGCGTACCTGATGGTCGACATGGCGCACTTCGCGGGCCTGGTGGCGGCCGGGCTGCACCCCAACCCGGTGCCGCACGCCCATGTCGTCACCACCACCACGCACAAGACCCTCGGCGGTCCGCGCGGTGGCGTGATCCTCTCCACCCAGGAGCTCGCCAAGAAGATCAACTCGGCGGTCTTCCCGGGTCAGCAGGGCGGTCCGCTGGAGCACGTGATCGCGGCGAAGGCGGTCTCGTTCAAGGTCGCGGCGGGCGAGGAGTTCAAGGAGCGCCAGCAGCGCACTCTGGACGGCGCCCGGATCCTGGCCGAGCGCCTGGTCCAGCCGGACGTCACCGAGGTGGGCGTCTCCGTCCTCTCCGGCGGCACCGACGTGCACCTGGTCCTCGTCGACCTGCGCAACTCCGAGCTGGACGGCCAGCAGGCCGAGGACCGGCTCCACGAGCTGGGCATCACGGTCAACCGGAACGCCATCCCGAACGACCCGCGTCCCCCGATGGTCACCTCGGGCCTGCGGATCGGCACCCCGGCGCTGGCCACCCGCGGCTTCGGCGCCGAGGACTTCACGGAGGTCGCGGAGATCATCGCGGCCGCCCTCAAGCCGTCGTACGACGCGGACGACCTCAAGGCCCGCGTCGCCGCGCTGGCCGAGAAGTTCCCGCTGTACCCCGGCCTGAAGTAG
- the gcvH gene encoding glycine cleavage system protein GcvH, translated as MSNPQQLRYSKEHEWLSALEDGVATIGITEYAANALGDVVYAQLPEVGDTVTAGETCGELESTKSVSDLYSPVTGEVTAANQDVVDDPSLVNSAPFEGGWLFKVRVAEEPADLLSADEYTAFSGN; from the coding sequence ATGAGCAACCCCCAGCAGCTGCGGTACAGCAAGGAGCACGAGTGGCTGTCGGCCCTCGAGGACGGCGTGGCCACCATCGGCATCACGGAGTACGCGGCCAACGCGCTCGGTGACGTCGTCTACGCCCAGCTCCCGGAGGTCGGTGACACGGTGACCGCGGGCGAGACCTGCGGCGAGCTGGAGTCGACCAAGTCCGTCAGCGATCTGTACTCGCCGGTGACCGGTGAGGTGACGGCGGCCAACCAGGACGTCGTGGACGACCCCTCGCTGGTGAACTCCGCTCCCTTCGAGGGCGGCTGGCTGTTCAAGGTGCGCGTCGCGGAGGAGCCGGCCGATCTGCTCTCCGCCGACGAGTACACCGCGTTCTCCGGCAACTGA
- a CDS encoding enhanced serine sensitivity protein SseB has product MDIPAPAPAHPQQGWPANELEEVLTASLGVPDAGGRLVEVLGRSSLWVPLPNGGTPASADLDLPMMEIEGAAFVPVFSSEAQFLSCVGSHMSFTVAPARDFARGLPPQVGIAVNPGGVVGIPLPPPAVAELCRAGRTALDGPATGGRVRLFEPDWQHDPVDFLTAVSEEFEATGVVSTARRTLASIEGGDPVLFVGVEFATWDGAGQSAPMDAIGRALGRVQVPWPVNLVLLDVAQDLVGDWMREKVRPFYRREGH; this is encoded by the coding sequence GTGGACATTCCGGCACCCGCACCGGCCCACCCCCAGCAGGGGTGGCCCGCCAACGAGCTCGAAGAGGTGCTGACGGCCTCGCTCGGCGTCCCGGACGCGGGCGGCCGCCTCGTCGAGGTGCTCGGCCGCAGCTCCCTCTGGGTGCCCCTGCCGAACGGCGGCACCCCCGCGAGCGCGGACCTCGACCTGCCGATGATGGAGATCGAGGGCGCGGCCTTCGTCCCCGTCTTCAGCTCGGAGGCCCAGTTCCTCAGCTGCGTCGGCAGCCATATGTCCTTCACCGTCGCGCCCGCCCGCGACTTCGCGCGGGGCCTGCCCCCGCAGGTCGGGATCGCCGTGAACCCGGGCGGCGTCGTCGGCATACCGCTGCCGCCGCCCGCCGTCGCCGAGCTCTGCCGGGCGGGCCGCACCGCCCTGGACGGGCCCGCCACCGGCGGCCGGGTCCGGCTGTTCGAGCCGGACTGGCAGCACGACCCGGTCGATTTCCTCACCGCCGTGTCCGAGGAGTTCGAGGCCACCGGAGTCGTGAGCACCGCCCGCCGGACGCTGGCCAGCATCGAGGGCGGCGACCCGGTCCTCTTCGTCGGCGTCGAGTTCGCCACCTGGGACGGCGCGGGGCAGAGCGCCCCCATGGACGCCATCGGCCGGGCCCTCGGCCGGGTCCAGGTGCCGTGGCCGGTCAACCTGGTCCTGCTCGATGTGGCCCAGGACCTCGTGGGCGACTGGATGCGGGAGAAGGTCCGCCCGTTCTACCGCCGCGAGGGCCACTGA
- a CDS encoding enhanced serine sensitivity protein SseB C-terminal domain-containing protein — protein MSASGTAAGGKVERLLRQVTPGRYDAYEELLSAVAEGRIWMLLWHGTAGSPDAQYGNMEIDGLGYAPCVTSAQELSASGWNRAHELVTGREIARALFPDRWGIWLNPHGPGGGVGIPWLDLRRIATGLDRLPAGPLRLSEPAIELPQFYALLTQNAHRTPAIRSLRRAWVHPAVGVPYLAIGLDLYDTGRAAVESVREMMRQSVGAVPEGLPVSTVALSDEYDPVGMWLRANTRPFYDREAHAPAGPRSAAAPGYGYPPLPR, from the coding sequence GTGAGTGCGTCAGGCACCGCGGCGGGCGGAAAGGTGGAGCGGCTGCTCCGCCAGGTGACCCCCGGGCGTTACGACGCCTACGAGGAACTGCTCTCCGCTGTCGCCGAGGGCCGGATCTGGATGCTGCTCTGGCACGGCACGGCCGGCTCGCCGGACGCCCAGTACGGAAACATGGAGATCGACGGCCTGGGGTACGCCCCCTGCGTCACCTCCGCCCAGGAGCTCTCCGCCAGTGGCTGGAACCGGGCCCACGAGCTGGTCACCGGACGTGAGATCGCCCGCGCCCTCTTCCCCGACCGCTGGGGCATCTGGCTCAACCCGCACGGCCCCGGGGGCGGCGTCGGCATCCCCTGGCTCGATCTGCGCCGTATCGCGACCGGTCTGGACCGGCTGCCCGCCGGACCGCTCCGGCTGAGCGAACCGGCCATCGAACTCCCGCAGTTCTACGCCCTGCTCACCCAGAACGCCCACCGCACCCCCGCGATCCGCTCCCTGCGCCGCGCCTGGGTGCACCCCGCGGTCGGCGTCCCGTATCTCGCGATCGGCCTCGACCTCTACGACACCGGCCGCGCCGCCGTCGAATCGGTGCGCGAGATGATGCGGCAGTCGGTCGGCGCTGTCCCCGAGGGGCTGCCGGTCTCCACCGTCGCGCTCTCCGACGAGTACGACCCGGTCGGCATGTGGCTGCGCGCCAACACCCGCCCGTTCTACGACCGCGAGGCCCACGCCCCGGCGGGCCCCCGGTCTGCCGCCGCCCCGGGCTACGGCTACCCGCCGCTCCCTCGCTGA
- a CDS encoding AAA family ATPase — translation MALQRSVPAAGVAHGAVPARRGAPVRELLETRAPVVRDLRGRTGYGPYSLDLTAGDIVVVSGLPGSGKSTLIRRAVQGRAVDSQNTRDSWAAAVPGLVPYALYRPLVRAAHYLGLRKALRSGESVVVHDCGTQTWVRRWLARHAAARGRTFHLILLDVTPDVARQGQRERGRGVSGYAFARHRHAVARLLRDTEQGLLPAGCTSAVLLDREAAGALGRISFTDAGASAAR, via the coding sequence ATGGCGTTGCAGCGGTCGGTACCGGCCGCGGGGGTCGCGCACGGCGCGGTGCCCGCTCGGCGCGGCGCTCCCGTGCGGGAGCTGCTGGAGACCCGTGCGCCGGTGGTACGTGACCTGCGCGGGCGCACCGGCTACGGCCCGTACAGCCTCGACCTCACCGCCGGTGACATCGTCGTGGTCTCGGGGCTCCCCGGCAGCGGCAAGTCCACCCTCATCAGGCGGGCCGTGCAGGGGCGTGCCGTCGACTCCCAGAACACCCGCGACAGCTGGGCCGCCGCCGTGCCCGGGTTAGTGCCCTACGCCCTCTACCGCCCCCTCGTCCGGGCCGCGCACTACCTCGGCCTGCGGAAGGCCCTGCGGTCCGGTGAATCCGTCGTCGTGCACGACTGCGGCACCCAGACCTGGGTACGCCGCTGGCTCGCCCGGCACGCGGCGGCCCGGGGCCGCACCTTCCATCTGATCCTGCTCGACGTGACGCCCGACGTGGCGCGGCAGGGGCAGCGCGAGCGCGGGCGCGGGGTCTCCGGCTACGCCTTCGCCCGCCACCGGCACGCGGTGGCCCGGCTGCTCCGGGACACCGAACAGGGGCTGCTGCCCGCCGGCTGCACCTCCGCGGTGCTGCTCGACCGCGAGGCCGCGGGGGCGCTCGGCCGGATCTCCTTCACGGACGCCGGAGCTTCCGCCGCCCGCTGA
- a CDS encoding LuxR C-terminal-related transcriptional regulator → MIATCGSARRSLARAFAAPDAGPVLLFVEGAAGLGKTHLLRELADLPDTPDVARLWWRCGAEGGRPDEGEVWREPTLLLVDDVHRADEDELRRLRRVLEGMGPGSAAAVTYRPEELPVPGMPLGGSAMTYPFRLTVLGDRLAPWDEDRVRRAAAEVLGESCTAEAVGALCERTGGVPRAVVDLLAMLREQWPAFTGTAAEVAAAGVPARLAELVLSRTYAVSPEQRPVVWAAAVLDGPAARDELIAVSGLGAVPGDDALLRALERAALAELGEGRYGFAVPLAAAAVRDAVPGPVRQELHRRAAGVLSRRQPVPWAAVGAHHRAAGEGHRWLRAVEKAAASAAASGRHQQAITLLEQTLATPGIPPQARARLAPLLARNAVTGLRSDQTVEVLAQIVQDADLPPAVRGELRLDLGLMLCNQMGRFAEGWRVLEVAAAELREVRSALAARAMAALVTPYWPGASLDVHRGWLIKAAAAADDRGDDAMRTAVLANHVGLAMSCADPEAWDLVERLPVQSTDPACARQATRGLCNAADSAVWLGFYERGAELLADGRDLSARSGAPYTEHSASGTRLLQEWWTGQWLGLAKRCEDFVADTADMPFLASDAYVVRGLLAVAQGDWAEARAWLSQRGTFGTEDLPVPLGATAAGAVIRLTLARQEVADAAEQARAAWTVVAEKGVWPWAAELTPWAVEALARAGDTATAHAMVRDFARGLGEADAPAARAALVWSRAVLAENEALAEGRPEGLLAAAEAYRKAAAAYAELPRPYSQALTTECAGRCVLAADAVGGAAEAGGGEASAGCVSDAESGAGGTGASATAGAGKVRTGLAASAGPKSPPSPAATACDPAATASAIAELESCAQHFTDLGAVWDATRVRALLRTRQPAKKGRPPGRPSHSDQLSPREAEVAQLASSGLTNREIAATLHLSPRTVEQHIAGAMRKTGALSRRDLAHRL, encoded by the coding sequence GTGATCGCGACGTGTGGTTCTGCCCGACGGTCCCTCGCCCGCGCCTTCGCCGCCCCCGACGCCGGGCCGGTGCTGTTGTTCGTCGAAGGCGCGGCCGGGCTGGGCAAGACTCACCTGCTGCGCGAACTGGCCGACCTGCCCGATACACCCGATGTGGCCCGCCTGTGGTGGCGGTGCGGAGCGGAGGGCGGGCGGCCGGACGAGGGCGAGGTCTGGCGGGAGCCGACGCTGCTGCTGGTGGACGACGTCCACCGGGCGGACGAGGACGAACTGCGGCGGCTGCGCCGGGTGCTGGAGGGGATGGGGCCCGGGTCGGCGGCCGCGGTGACCTACCGCCCCGAGGAACTCCCCGTCCCCGGTATGCCGTTGGGCGGCTCCGCCATGACGTACCCCTTCAGGCTGACGGTGCTCGGGGACCGCCTGGCGCCCTGGGACGAGGACCGCGTCCGCCGGGCCGCCGCGGAGGTGCTGGGCGAGAGCTGTACGGCCGAGGCCGTGGGCGCGCTGTGCGAGCGCACCGGTGGAGTTCCCCGGGCGGTCGTCGATCTGCTGGCCATGCTGCGGGAGCAGTGGCCGGCCTTCACCGGCACGGCTGCCGAGGTGGCCGCGGCCGGGGTGCCGGCCCGGCTGGCGGAGCTGGTGCTCAGCCGTACGTACGCGGTGTCCCCGGAGCAGCGGCCGGTGGTATGGGCGGCCGCAGTCCTGGACGGGCCCGCCGCCCGGGACGAGCTGATCGCGGTGTCGGGACTCGGGGCCGTGCCGGGGGACGACGCGCTGCTGCGGGCCCTGGAGCGTGCGGCCCTGGCGGAGCTGGGCGAGGGCCGTTACGGCTTCGCCGTCCCGCTGGCCGCCGCTGCCGTACGGGACGCCGTGCCCGGTCCCGTACGGCAGGAACTGCACCGTCGGGCGGCCGGCGTGCTCAGCCGCAGGCAGCCCGTGCCGTGGGCCGCCGTGGGCGCACACCACCGGGCGGCCGGAGAGGGCCACAGATGGCTCAGGGCGGTGGAGAAGGCGGCCGCGTCGGCGGCGGCGTCCGGCCGCCACCAGCAGGCGATCACCCTCCTGGAGCAGACGCTCGCCACCCCCGGCATCCCCCCGCAGGCCCGGGCCCGGCTGGCGCCCCTGCTGGCCCGTAACGCGGTGACCGGGCTGCGCTCGGACCAGACCGTGGAGGTGCTCGCGCAGATCGTGCAGGACGCGGATCTTCCCCCGGCCGTACGCGGGGAGCTGCGGCTGGACCTGGGGCTGATGCTGTGCAACCAGATGGGCCGGTTCGCCGAGGGCTGGCGGGTCCTGGAGGTCGCCGCCGCCGAACTGCGCGAGGTGCGGTCCGCGTTGGCCGCCCGCGCCATGGCGGCCCTGGTCACCCCCTACTGGCCGGGCGCTTCCCTCGACGTCCACCGGGGGTGGCTGATCAAGGCAGCGGCCGCCGCGGACGACAGGGGGGACGACGCCATGCGTACGGCCGTTCTCGCCAACCACGTCGGTCTCGCGATGAGTTGCGCCGACCCCGAGGCCTGGGACCTGGTGGAGCGGCTGCCCGTGCAGAGCACGGACCCCGCCTGCGCCCGGCAGGCGACGCGCGGTCTGTGCAACGCCGCGGACTCCGCCGTCTGGCTCGGCTTCTACGAGCGCGGGGCGGAGCTGTTGGCCGACGGACGCGACCTGTCCGCGCGGAGCGGCGCACCGTACACCGAGCACAGCGCGTCGGGGACGCGGCTGCTCCAGGAGTGGTGGACCGGCCAGTGGCTGGGTCTGGCCAAGCGGTGCGAGGACTTCGTCGCCGACACGGCGGACATGCCGTTCCTCGCCTCCGACGCCTACGTCGTACGCGGCCTGCTCGCCGTCGCCCAGGGCGACTGGGCAGAGGCCCGGGCGTGGCTCTCCCAGCGCGGAACGTTCGGTACGGAGGACCTGCCTGTGCCCCTGGGCGCGACGGCGGCCGGGGCGGTGATCCGCCTGACGCTGGCCCGCCAGGAGGTGGCCGACGCGGCGGAACAGGCGCGGGCGGCGTGGACGGTGGTGGCCGAGAAGGGGGTGTGGCCCTGGGCCGCGGAGCTCACGCCGTGGGCTGTGGAGGCCTTGGCGCGGGCGGGCGACACGGCCACGGCGCACGCCATGGTCCGGGATTTCGCCCGGGGCCTCGGAGAGGCGGACGCGCCCGCCGCCAGGGCCGCGCTGGTCTGGAGCCGGGCCGTACTCGCCGAGAACGAGGCGCTGGCCGAGGGGCGGCCGGAGGGTCTGCTGGCAGCAGCGGAGGCGTACCGGAAGGCAGCAGCGGCCTATGCGGAGCTTCCGCGCCCCTACAGCCAGGCACTGACCACGGAGTGCGCGGGCCGCTGCGTACTCGCGGCGGACGCGGTGGGCGGGGCGGCGGAGGCCGGGGGCGGGGAGGCGAGCGCGGGCTGCGTGAGCGACGCGGAGAGCGGGGCGGGCGGCACCGGAGCTTCAGCAACGGCCGGCGCGGGTAAGGTCCGGACCGGCCTGGCGGCCTCGGCCGGCCCGAAGAGCCCCCCGAGCCCCGCCGCCACCGCCTGCGACCCCGCCGCAACCGCTTCGGCCATCGCCGAACTGGAGTCCTGCGCACAGCACTTCACCGACCTCGGCGCCGTCTGGGACGCTACGCGGGTCCGTGCCCTGCTGCGTACCCGGCAGCCGGCCAAGAAGGGCCGGCCGCCCGGACGGCCGTCGCACTCCGACCAGCTGTCCCCCCGGGAGGCGGAGGTCGCCCAGCTCGCGTCCTCCGGGCTGACCAACCGGGAGATCGCCGCGACCCTGCATCTCTCGCCGCGGACCGTGGAGCAGCACATCGCCGGTGCCATGCGCAAGACCGGCGCGCTCTCCCGCCGCGACCTCGCTCACCGGCTCTGA
- the gcvT gene encoding glycine cleavage system aminomethyltransferase GcvT: protein MSTAPRLTALDALHRSLGATMTDFAGWDMPLRYASERDEHNAVRTRAGLFDLSHMGEITVTGPEAAAFLSYALVGNIATVGNGRARYTMIVQDDGGIVDDLIVYRLGETEYMVVANAGNAQIVLDALTERVGGFDAAVRDDRDAYALLAVQGPESPAIMKAVTDADLDGLKYYAGLPGTVAGVPALIARTGYTGEDGFELFVAPEHAEQLWQALTDAGAPHGLIPCGLSCRDTLRLEAGMPLYGHELTTALTPFDAGLGRVVKFEKEGDFIGREALKAAAERAETAPPRKLVGLIAEGRRVPRAGFPVVADGKVIGEVTSGAPSPTLGRPIAMAYVDAAFAAPGTAGVGVDIRGTHEPYEVVALPFYKRQK from the coding sequence ATGAGCACTGCCCCCCGTCTCACCGCCCTCGACGCACTGCACCGCTCGCTCGGCGCCACCATGACCGACTTCGCGGGCTGGGACATGCCCCTGCGGTACGCCAGCGAGCGCGACGAGCACAACGCCGTACGCACCCGGGCGGGCCTCTTCGACCTCTCCCACATGGGCGAGATCACCGTCACCGGGCCCGAGGCCGCCGCCTTCCTGAGCTACGCGCTGGTGGGCAACATCGCCACCGTCGGCAACGGCCGGGCCCGCTACACGATGATCGTCCAGGACGACGGCGGGATCGTCGACGACCTGATCGTCTACCGCCTGGGCGAGACCGAGTACATGGTCGTCGCCAACGCGGGCAACGCCCAGATCGTGCTGGACGCGCTGACCGAGCGCGTCGGCGGCTTCGACGCCGCGGTGCGCGACGACCGGGACGCCTACGCGCTGCTCGCCGTCCAGGGCCCGGAGTCCCCGGCGATCATGAAGGCCGTCACCGACGCCGATCTGGACGGGCTGAAGTACTACGCGGGCCTGCCGGGCACGGTCGCCGGGGTCCCCGCGCTCATCGCCCGTACCGGCTACACCGGCGAGGACGGCTTCGAGCTGTTCGTCGCGCCCGAGCACGCCGAGCAGCTGTGGCAGGCGCTGACCGACGCCGGCGCGCCGCACGGCCTGATCCCGTGCGGGCTCTCCTGCCGGGACACGCTGCGCCTGGAGGCGGGCATGCCGCTGTACGGGCACGAGCTGACGACCGCCCTGACCCCGTTCGACGCGGGTCTGGGCCGGGTCGTGAAGTTCGAGAAGGAGGGCGACTTCATCGGCCGCGAGGCGTTGAAGGCCGCCGCCGAGCGCGCCGAGACCGCTCCGCCGCGCAAGCTGGTCGGCCTGATCGCCGAGGGCCGCCGGGTCCCGCGCGCCGGATTCCCGGTCGTCGCGGACGGCAAGGTGATCGGCGAGGTCACCTCCGGCGCCCCCTCCCCCACCCTGGGCAGGCCGATCGCCATGGCGTACGTGGACGCGGCCTTCGCCGCGCCGGGCACCGCGGGCGTGGGCGTGGACATCCGGGGCACGCACGAGCCGTACGAGGTCGTCGCGCTGCCGTTCTACAAGCGCCAGAAGTGA